The Chlamydia trachomatis A/HAR-13 nucleotide sequence CGGGATAACTCTGTGGGGTATTCTCCTTTATCTACTGTGCCAACCTCATCATCAACTCCGCCTGCTCCAGATCCATCCCCTACCGCTTCAAGCTCTTCATCTCCCACAGTCAGTGATGCTCGCCAGGGATCTATTTTTTCTATAGAGACCAGTTTAGAGATCTCCGGTATTAAAAAAGAGGTCATGTTCGATAATAATGCCGGGAATTTTGGAACAGTTTTTCGAGGTAATAGTAATAATAATGCTGGTAGTGGGGGTAGCGGGTCTGCTACAACACCAAGTTTTACAGTTAAAAACTGTAAAGGGAAAGTTTCTTTCACAGATAACGTAGCCTCCTGTGGAGGCGGAGTAGTCTACAAAGGAACTGTGCTTTTCAAAGACAATGAAGGAGGCATATTCTTCCGAGGGAACACAGCATACGATGATTTAGGGATTCTTGCTGCTACTAGTCAGGATCAGAGTAATACGGAGACAGGAGGCGGTGGAGGAGCTATTTGCTCTCCAGAAGATACAGTAACATTTGAGGGGAACAAGGGTTCTATTGTTTTTGATTACAACTTTGCAAAAGGCAGAGGTGGAGGAATCTTAACGAAAAAATTCTCTCTTGTAGCAGATGATTCGGTTGTCTTTAGTAACAATACAGCAGAAAAAGGCGGTGGAGCTATTTATGCTCCTACTATCGATATAAGCACGAATGGAGGATCGATTCTGTTTGAAAGAAACCGAGCTGCAGAAGGAGGCGCCATCTGCGTGAGTGAAGCAAGCTCTGGTTCAACTGGGAATCTTACTTTAAGCGCTTCTGATGGGGATATTGTTTTTTCTGGGAATATGACGAGTGATCGTCCTGGAGAGCGCAGCGCAGCAAGAATCTTAAGTGATGGAACGACTGTTTCTTTAAATGCTTCCGGACTATCGAAGCTGATCTTTTATGATCCTGTAGTACAAAATAATTCAGCAGCGGGTGCATCGACACCATCACCATCTTCTTCTTCTATGCCTGGTGCTGTCACGATTAATCAGTCCGGTAATGGATCTGTGATTTTTACCGCCGAGTCATTGACTCCTTCAGAAAAACTTCAAGTTCTTAACTCTACTTCTAACTTCCCAGGAGCTCTGACTGTGTTAGGAGGGGAGTTGGTTGTGACGGAAGGAGCTACCTTAACTACTGGGACCATTACAGCTACCTCTGGACGAGTGACTTTAGGATCCGGAGCTTCGTTGTCTGCTGTTGCAGGTACTGCAAATAATTACACTTGCACGGTATCTAAGTTAGGGGTTGATTTAGAATCCTTTTTAACTCCTAACTATAAGACTGCCATACTGGGCGCTGATACAACTGTAACCGTTAATAATAATCCTACTTTAGACCTAGTGATGAAGAATGAGGCGGAGGTCTATGATAATCCGCTTTTTGTGGGATCGCTGACAATTCCTTTTGTTACCCTATCTTCTGTCAATAATACCAATAGTAATGGGGTTGTAAAAACAGCTGTCACTATTAATGATGCAGATGCTGCGCACTATGGCTATCAAGGTTCTTGGTCTGCAGATTGGACGAAACCTCCCTTAGCTCCTGATGCTAAGGGTATGGTGCCTCCTAATACAAGTAATACCTTATATCTGACATGGAGACCCGCTTCCAACTACGGGAAGTATCGATTAGATCCTCAGAGAAAGGGGGAATTGGTGCCCAACTCTCTTTGGGTAGCGGGATCTGCATTAAGAACCTTTACTAATGGTTTGAAAGAATATTATGTTTCTCGAGATGTAGGATTTGTAGCATCTTTGCATGCTCTTGGGGACTATATTCTAAATTATGTACAAGATGATCGGGATGGATTTCTAGCTAGATACGGAGGATTCCAGGCGACTGCTGCCTACCATTACGAAAATGGGTCCATCTTTGGAGTGGCTTTTGGACAACTATATGGTCAAACAAAAAGCCGAATGTATTACTCCAAGGATGCAGGGAACATGACGATGTTGTCCTGTTTCGGAAGAAGTTATGTAGATATTAAAGGAACAGAAACTGTTGTGTATTGGGAGACGGCTTATGGCTATTCTGTGCACAGAATGCATACGCAGTATTTTAATGACAAAACGCAGAAGTTCGATCATTCGAAATGTCATTGGCACAACAATAACTATTATGCGTTTGTAGGTGCCGAGCATAATTTCTTAGAGTACTGCATTCCTACTCGTCAGTTCGCTAGAGATTATGAGCTTACAGGGTTTATGCGTTTTGAAATGGCCGGAGGATGGTCCAGTTCTACACGAGAAACTGGCTCCCTAACTAGATATTTCGCTCGCGGGTCAGGGCATAATATGTCGCTTCCAATAGGAATTGTAGCTCATGCAGTTTCTCATGTGCGAAGATCTCCTCCTTCTAAACTGACACTAAATATGGGATATAGACCAGACATTTGGCGTGTCACTCCACATTGCAATATGGAAATTATTGCTAACGGAGTGAAGACACCTATACAAGGATCTCCGCTGGCACGGCATGCCTTCTTC carries:
- a CDS encoding polymorphic outer membrane protein middle domain-containing protein, producing the protein MPFSLRSTSFCFLACLCSYSYGFASSPQVLTPNVTTPFKGDDVYLNGDCAFVNVYAGAENGSIISANGDNLTITGQNHTLSFTHSQGPVLQNYAFISAGETLTLKDFSSLMFSKNVSCGEKGMISGKTVSISGAGEVIFRDNSVGYSPLSTVPTSSSTPPAPDPSPTASSSSSPTVSDARQGSIFSIETSLEISGIKKEVMFDNNAGNFGTVFRGNSNNNAGSGGSGSATTPSFTVKNCKGKVSFTDNVASCGGGVVYKGTVLFKDNEGGIFFRGNTAYDDLGILAATSQDQSNTETGGGGGAICSPEDTVTFEGNKGSIVFDYNFAKGRGGGILTKKFSLVADDSVVFSNNTAEKGGGAIYAPTIDISTNGGSILFERNRAAEGGAICVSEASSGSTGNLTLSASDGDIVFSGNMTSDRPGERSAARILSDGTTVSLNASGLSKLIFYDPVVQNNSAAGASTPSPSSSSMPGAVTINQSGNGSVIFTAESLTPSEKLQVLNSTSNFPGALTVLGGELVVTEGATLTTGTITATSGRVTLGSGASLSAVAGTANNYTCTVSKLGVDLESFLTPNYKTAILGADTTVTVNNNPTLDLVMKNEAEVYDNPLFVGSLTIPFVTLSSVNNTNSNGVVKTAVTINDADAAHYGYQGSWSADWTKPPLAPDAKGMVPPNTSNTLYLTWRPASNYGKYRLDPQRKGELVPNSLWVAGSALRTFTNGLKEYYVSRDVGFVASLHALGDYILNYVQDDRDGFLARYGGFQATAAYHYENGSIFGVAFGQLYGQTKSRMYYSKDAGNMTMLSCFGRSYVDIKGTETVVYWETAYGYSVHRMHTQYFNDKTQKFDHSKCHWHNNNYYAFVGAEHNFLEYCIPTRQFARDYELTGFMRFEMAGGWSSSTRETGSLTRYFARGSGHNMSLPIGIVAHAVSHVRRSPPSKLTLNMGYRPDIWRVTPHCNMEIIANGVKTPIQGSPLARHAFFLEVHDTLYIHHFGRAYMNYSLDARRRQTAHFVSMGLNRIF